GGCTGAGGGAGATCCAATTGCTGAGCAGCAACAGAATTACGGCGTGAACGGCCGCGGCAACAATCCCAACGGCTCCATAGCGACCCAACCGCCCCAACAACCTCGTTTTGTTCATCGCTTAGGTGCCAGCTCCACCCGTGACAACAGTGCCTGAAGAAGACACCAAGCCCGGTGGTCGTACATCTGGATGAAGTCTCCGAAGCTTTGGGCTGCACTGGCATCGGCACCATCCGAAATCACCCGCAGCACGAGCCATGGCATGCCCTCCTGTTCCGCCACCTGTGCAACGGCAGCACCTTCCATTTCCACGGCCTTGAGTCCAGGTAGCGCCTCGCGCAGGGCATCCAGCACGTCGGCATCGCCGATGAAGCGGTCCCCCGTCGCGATCAGTCCGGTGCTTGGCAGTCCAAATCCGTCGAGTTCTCCCTCTTGAGCAGCCTGGGCCAAGGCTGTGGAGGCCCATCTCAACCAGCTGGTGTCGGGGTTGAGTTGGGCCCGGTTTAGGGCTGGCAGGGTGAAGCGCGGGAAGAGCGGTCTTGAATCCATATCGTGTTGCACGACGGCATCGGCAAGCACGACATCCCATTGCGTGAGGGCTGGATCGGCGGCGCCGGCGACGCCCGTAAATAGCAGGAGATCAATGTCAGGCGCAGAACTCAGCAGCCGCGTTGCCGCTCGAGCGGCGCTCACCTTGCCCCATCCGCTCCAGGCGAGGCTTAGGCGGATGCCCTCTGCCCAAGTCCCGTGATGGATGGTGAGGTCGCCATGCTGTTCACTCTCAAGCAGCTGGAGATGGCTCAGGTCAGAGCCGATTTCTTCGGGCATTGCACCCAGAACACCGATATGCAATGCGCGTGCCATGGATTTATGAACCTGGCGCAACCGTAACGGCGGCCCCTTGCCGCCCCCTGCAAGATGAGCCCAATTGATCAGTGTGTTGTGAACGCGGGCGAGTCAGTGAGGAGCGTTGCCCAAGTGCGGGCCGTTGCCTCCACGGTCAACTTGGTGCGTGAACAGTTCCCAGCAGCGAAGCCGAATCTGCGGCCTTGGCGGGACGACGCCCAGACCCGTCAGTGGGATGAACCCGAATCGCTCGACCTCTCGTTTCATTTCCCTGGTTGGAGTCCGCGCCTTCAGTGCCGAAGCCTGCTTTTACAACTTCGTTTTCAGAACCATGAAGGCGATGAGGTTCAGAAATTACTCGGTGTGTTGATTCGCGGGATGACCTACGACGGTGAGCGCTGGCGATTAGCCACGGTGGGGGACTGGATCCCAGAGGGCTCCCACGTACCCCAAGCGGAGCAGGCAGCACAACTGCGTCAGATGTGTCGCGATCTGTTCCTTTTGTTCGATTTAAAGGTTCATCAACGCGAAGACCCGTAACCCTTCGCAACGCTCGTGACTACAGCGCCAAAACTCCTTATAGGGTCTTGGAATTGGTGATCTCGATAGCATTCATGTCCGTCGCACTTGCTGCTCAGCTCAGGGAAGGCACGAAAAAGGCCCACACGATGGCCGAAAACACCGGTTTTGTGAGCTGCTTCCTCAAGGGTGTTGTTGATAAGTCCAGCTACCGCAAACTCGTTGCCGATCTCTATTTCGTCTATGAGGCGATGGAAGAAGAGATCGACAAGCTCGCAGAGCATCCAGTCGTTGGTCCTGTGGGGAAGAAAGAGCTGAATCGAGTTGAATCCCTCTCGCAAGACCTTGCCTATTACTTCGGAGAGAATTGGAAGGAAGAAATCCAGCCATCGCCATCTGCTGCACTGTATGTGGAGCGGATTCATGCCCTTGCGAAAGAGTCTCCTGAATTATTGGTTGGGCACCATTACACCCGCTATATGGGAGATCTTTCCGGTGGTCAGATTCTGAAAAATATTGCTCAGAAAGCAATGAATATGGATGGAGACGATGGTCTTCGTTTTTATATTTTCGACGATATTGCTGATGAGAAAGGGTTTAAAACGATGTATCGCTCCACGATGGATGAGCTACCCATCGACCAAGCGATGGCTGATCGGATCGTTGAGGAAGCCAACAACGCTTTCCACCTCAACATGAAAATGTTCCAGGAACTTGAAGGCAACCTGGTTGCAGCAATTGGCAAGGTGCTGTTTGGTTTCCTGACCCGTCGTCAGCGGACAGGTAGTACTGAGGCTGCCACTGCTTGATCTGTCACTGCTTGATCTGTGGTCACAACGCTGATTCGCTTTCTGGTTCCTGGCACCAGCAATAGGTTCCGATGTGGCGGACTCAGCGTTGAGTTGCAAACAGCTCGTCTTGTATCCGGCCTCTGTGCAACTGAAGTTGTCACGTATCGGCAGCGCCAGTTGGATTCTCCCTTTTTAGACGACTGTCTAAAAGCTGAGAAGCCGGATCCAGGTGTTCTTTGGATTGTGAGTTGGGGCTTCGATGTCCCGGGTTTAATTCGACGACTGAGAGGACATCGTGTCGCTTATCACGCCCACAGCAGTGGGTATGGATTCTCTCTTCCGCCAAATGTTCCGGTTTTGGCAGTCAGCAGAAACACGCTGGGTTATTGGGGAGCACGGGCCCCTCGAAATTCGCTCCATTTGCTTCCTAATGCCCTGGATGAGGCTTGGTTGAAGCGTGGAGCTCGTGGGAGTACTGAGCTGCGCCCCATAGACGTTTTGGTGCAAGCACGGAAGTGCAGCCCATATGTGCTGAATCAGTTGGTTCCAGCGTTACGCAGTTCAGGTTTGATTGTTGAAGTTCAGACTGGATGGGTAGAGGATTTAGTTGATCTTTTTAATCAATCAACTGTTTATATCTACGATTCGGCTGAGTATTGGAGAAGCCGTGGCGTGTCGGAGGGTTTTGGTCTGCCGCCGCTTGAAGCCTTAGCCAGTGGCTGTGTGGTGTTCTCGAGTTTTAATCATGCTCTTTCAGATTACGCAAATCCGGGATTCACTACACATCAAATCGGTTGCTCAAGCCTTGTCTTTGACCAACAACGCATTATTTCTGCGGTGAATGCGCCTCAACAATGGTCTGCAGATCCATTTGCGATTGATCGGCTGTTGGATGATTGTTCTGAAAAAATTCTGATATCACGTTGGAAGACTTCACTGACCAATCTGGATGCTTTGAATGCATTGCAAATGGACGGCCATCCTTATCTCAAAACTATTCCTGGCTGGCGCTTACGTCTTCGTGATTGGTTGGGAAGAGTAGCAACAGTGGTCAATCGGTTGCCTGTCTGGCCTGCGTCATCAAAGCGAAAGGGGGCTTAAGACCTTATGGTCAGGGTGCTGTTCAAATCTGGTGCAAATGAATCGCCGGGTGCAGCAATTTTCATTAAAAAGTCAGACTTGGACTGAACTTTCCGCTCTTCTTGGAAAGCTTCCAAGACGTCGGAAGCGTCTGCTTGGACTTGTTCTTCTGGCTTCGTTTTTTCAGGGCATTTTAGATATTCTCCTGATTGCCTTTTTGGCACGTTTTGTTGGTTTATTTTCTGGCGCAAAGCTCGACGATCGATTACCAGGTGTTTTGGTTTTTGGAGGTGGATTACTAGATCAGGCGGGATGGCTTTTGGCTCTCTTAATCGCATCATTTTGGCTGACATCAGGACTTCGTTTTGCAGTCGCTTATATGCAAAGTATGTTGAGTGCGGAAATATGGAATGATCTGGTTAATCAGGTTTATATGAACGTTTTGAGGCAGAGGTATGAGTTTTTTGTGCAAAATAAAACAGCCAATTTGTCTGAGCAATTTAATAGAATTCTAAATAGTGTTTCGACAAAAGTTGTTAGTCCGTTGATTGCAATTTCTGGCAATGCTTTGTCAGTGTCTTCGTTGATGATAGGTGTTGTTTTTGTTCTTGGTTGGAGCGCCTTTTTTATCTTCAGCCTGATGTTGTTGGCCTATGCATCGGCTTCGCTTCTGATTACTCCATACTTGCGTTTAGCGACAAAGCAGCGTGTTCGCTATGGTCGCCGAATCAATTTATTGCTGATGGAGTCATTGCGATCAATTCGTGATGTTCAGCTTTATTCTGTAGATCAATATTTTATATCTCGTTTTTCCAGTGATGGTGTTATTGCTAAGCGATACGATCGTTTAACTCGGTTGCTGCCAGATGTCCCGAGATTTGTCATTGAGCCTGCAGGAATTACCATCCTATTCATGATCGGTTTGGCGCCAGCAGTTCTTGGCGGAGATGCTTCGGATGTTAGAAATGCGATCCCATCTTTATTCGCAATCATGTTCACTCTGCTGAAGGTATCAGGGCCTTTGCAAAATACTTTCAGGAGTTTAAATCGTCTTAGAGGGGGGCTTCCAGAGATCAAAGATGCTTTGGAGTTGCTTGAGCTTCAGTCAGAGCGGATGGTGTTGACGTCCCCTGGTGTGCCAACAACCGATGGTGTAATGCCGAGGCGTTTAATTCAACTTAAAGATGTAAGTTTTTCGTATCAAGGCAGTGATAAAAAAGTTGTTAATGGAGTCAATTTATCGATTCCCGTCGGATCAAGAATTGCACTGGTTGGTCGTACTGGAAGTGGCAAAACAAGCTTGGCCCATCTTCTCTTGGGACTATTGCAGCCAACATCCGGAGAGCTTGTATTGGATGGGATCCCAGTCAACAGTCTTGATTTGCCAGCTTGGCAAGCGAATTGCGCATTAGTTCCACAAGATATCCGATTACTTGATGGCAGTATCCGCGATAACGTTGCATTTGGTGTAAACCCTTCTCAAATCAACGATGATGATGTTTGGGCTGCACTGGCAATTGCTCAATTTGACGAAGTTGTTGCCCAGATGAATTATGGCCTTTACACCATGATTGGTGAAAATGGAATCAAGCTTTCTGGAGGCCAGCGCCAGCGCTTGTCCCTTGCAAGATCCTTTTATCGCGGCGCCAAGGTTCTAGTCCTGGATGAAGCAACCAGTGCCCTCGATAACAAAACTGAATACGATCTAATGCAAGGACTTGATCTTGTTGGTCGTCGTTGCACGACAGTTGTGATCGCACACCGTTTAAGCACCGTTAGAAAATGCGATCGCATTTATGAAATTAGTGACGGCCAAGTTATTGCCTCTGGAAACTTCGATGAGCTCTACGCTGGCTCATCATCCTTCCGTGAGATGAATTTGCTTGGGGAAAGTCATTAATCCCCGCTGTGGCAGACATCATTCTTTTGTCGACTGCCGATTGGGACCATCCCCTCTGGACCAATAAGCAGCACACTGCTTTGGCGCTGGCAGAGCTGGGTCATCGCGTCCTCTATGTGGAGTCCCTCGGTTTGCGTGCGCCTCGGGCAGGCGGACGTGATGCCCGTCGGATTCTGCGTCGCTTGTGCCGGATGGTCCGTTTGCCACGTCAAGTGGCTCCACGGGTTTGGGTATGGTCTCCGCCGGCTTTGCCTGGTGGGCAGTCCGGTTGGCCTCTAGCCCTGAATCGACGCCTGATTCAGCGTGGTTTAGAGCAGATGGCCTGGTGGCTGGATTTCAAACACTGGATTTTGTGGACCTACAACCCTCTGACGGCGCTGTATTTGGATCTGCACAGTCACCCAATCAGTGTTTATCACTGCGTTGATCGCATCCAAGAACAGCCGGGGATGCCAACGGAAAGGATCGATGCTTGGGAAGAACGCCTGTGTCGCGCCGCGCAGGTGGTCTTCACCACCTCACCGGATTTGCAGGCCAACCACTGCCGTTGGAACCATCACACCTATTTTCACGGCAATGTTGCTGATTTTCAGCACTTCAATCGTGCTTTGCATCAGCCCTCGCTTGCGTGTCCCAAGCCATTAACTCTCATATCTCGACCGAGGTTGTTGTTTACAGGGGCGATCGATGCCTACAAGCTCGATTTGCCCATGACGGTCTCATTGGCAAGAACCAACCCCAATTGGTCGTTTGTGTTCGTTGGCCCCGTGGGTGAAGCCGACCCGAGCACGGAATTGGCTGCCTTGAGGGCGTGCCCCAATGTGTTTGTCGTCGGTTCTCAGCCTTATCAGGATCTACCGGCTTGGGCGGCCCATTCCGATCTTGCGTTGCTGCCTCTCCAGCAAAACGGGTACACGCGTCACATGTTCCCGATGAAGTTCTTCGAATATCTGGCCGCAGGGCTGCCTGTGGTGGGAACGGCGATCCCAGCGTTGAAAATCCATTCGGATGTGGCGTGGCTCTGCGAACCGGATCCTGTCGCCTTTGCGTCTGCGATTGATCGTGCACTTCAGGGGCAGGGGCCGGCTTTGAATGAGCGTCTGGCGCGGGCACAGGCCCATACCTACGCCACTCGTACTAAATCCATGCTGACTGTGCTGCGTCGCGTCGGCGTGTTGGCTGAGGCTGAACAGGGCAATCCTCAACGTTTTCGTTTGCATCGTTCGCGTTGGAATCGCGGCAAAACTTGGCTGGTGTCACCACTGCTGAAGTGGGTTGGCTTGATGGCCGATCAACTGGTGAGCGCTGGATGTGGCAGGAGTTTCACTCGGTTGTTTTGTTTTTTGCAGAGCCGCGGTTGGCTTGCACCCGATCTTCAGAGTCGCCTGGCGTTTCTGCTGGTGCAGAACGGTGACTATCCCCAAGCACTCGCTGTTCTGGAGCAGCTCTGGAGGGTGCATGGTCGCGTGGATGCGATTAAGCGTTTGTTGTTCCGCCGAGGCTCTCGTCCCCAAGATCGCTACGAGGCCTTGCAGATGTTTGCGGTGTTTGCCACCAGTAAGCATCTTCCCGAGCATTTCACTGGGTATTGCTGGATTGTTTTTGCTCATCGCAGTGCTGATCTCGAGGATGCAGTCTTGATGCGTCAGGCCTTGGTGGGTGTGGTGGCCTTGGCGGAGCGGTTGGAAGCGGATCCAGACACGGTGGTGTGCCTTCGGGACAACCGCCGCAATCGACTCAAAATGCTGGTGTCTTGTTATGCAACCCTGCTGCGTCTCCAGTTGGCCCTCGGTGACGCGACTGCTCTTAAAGCCGTTGGTCGTGCCGGGCTGGCGTTGATGCAGCGTCTTGATCCAGCGGCTATCGATCCGAACACCTCATACCGCTTGACGCGCAACAGTTTGCGGGTGCTCAGTATTGCGGCATTGGAGGCGGTTGAGTCCAAAGATTCCGCTTTGCTCGATGCAGTTGCCGATGCGATGGCGGTGCAGCACCGGCACATTCATCAGCCCTGCTTCGATCACCAGGCTGCTCAAGAAGATCATCGGGGTTTTTCCTCCTTGATGCTCGATGCGGCACATTCGATGGTTCCCACCCTGAGGACGGGTCTTGATGCCAGCGGTTGCGATGCTTTGGAGAGATTGCTGGTGCTGGTGATCAAGAGCGAACGCGACCTGGACGATCCGCAGCGTCAGCTCCGCGCTTTGGCGAAGTCCAAGGCACTTTTTGCTTCGTTCTGGTCCGGATCGCCTCCGTACTCACCATGGTCGTGAGGCCTGAACTCAGCCGTGGACGTGTGGTGCTCTACATCGACAGCCTCAAGTTGGGTGGAGCTGAACGGGTGACCCTGCGTTTGGCTAGTTGGTTGCACGCTGCCGGGTGGGAACCGTTGTTGCTCACCCGCAAACCCATCAGTTGGGATTTCTACTCCGTGCCTACTGGGGTCTCCCGTCATGTTGAGCCGGTAGACCCAGCCTGGATGCGTTGTTTGGGACCGCTGGCTCTTCCGTTTCGTCTGCTGCGTTTACGCGCTTGGATGAAGCATCAGCAGGTATGCCTGGTGATTGGGATGACCACCATTCCTGCGATCAAGATGCTGTTGGCGCGCAGAGGACTCGGGATGCCCTGTGTGGTTTCTGAGCGCAACTACCCACCGTTGAAGCCCCTCGGTCTGCCCTGGCGTGTGCTCCGGCGTCTCACTTATCCCTGGGCTGATCTTCATTTGGTGCAGACCGAAGCGGTAGGTCGCTGGTTGCGCCGCCATCTTGCGGCCGAGCCCCAGTTGTTGCTGCCCAATCCAGTGATCTGGCCGTTGCCGGATGGAGAGCCCCGCCTGGATCCACAGGAGTGGTTGAAGAAAGCGGGCGTACGTGCCGACGATCCGGTACTGCTGGCGGTTGGGACGAAAGCGCGGCAAAAGGGCTTTGATCGCCTGGTGGATTGGTTCCGGGAATTGGCCCCACGGCATCCACGGCTGCAGTTGGTGATCGTTGGGTTGGCTGCTGGTAGCTATCACGGCCGGGATCAGCAGCAGGATTTGCGGCAGCAATTGTCGTTAGACCCCTTGTTTCGTAGTCGCCTCCACTTCCCTGGCCAGGTTGGGAATTTGCAGCAGTGGTACGAACGGGCTCAAGTGTTCGTTTTGTCGTCTCGCTACGAGGGGTTCCCGAATGTGCTGCTGGAGGCCATGGCGAGTGGATGCTGTTGCATCGCAGCGGATTGCCCTCAGGGGCCGGCGGAACTGATCAAGGATGGCCTGAATGGTCGATTAATTCCGGAGCAG
The DNA window shown above is from Synechococcus sp. CC9902 and carries:
- a CDS encoding 5'-methylthioadenosine/adenosylhomocysteine nucleosidase; its protein translation is MARALHIGVLGAMPEEIGSDLSHLQLLESEQHGDLTIHHGTWAEGIRLSLAWSGWGKVSAARAATRLLSSAPDIDLLLFTGVAGAADPALTQWDVVLADAVVQHDMDSRPLFPRFTLPALNRAQLNPDTSWLRWASTALAQAAQEGELDGFGLPSTGLIATGDRFIGDADVLDALREALPGLKAVEMEGAAVAQVAEQEGMPWLVLRVISDGADASAAQSFGDFIQMYDHRAWCLLQALLSRVELAPKR
- a CDS encoding heme oxygenase (biliverdin-producing), producing MSVALAAQLREGTKKAHTMAENTGFVSCFLKGVVDKSSYRKLVADLYFVYEAMEEEIDKLAEHPVVGPVGKKELNRVESLSQDLAYYFGENWKEEIQPSPSAALYVERIHALAKESPELLVGHHYTRYMGDLSGGQILKNIAQKAMNMDGDDGLRFYIFDDIADEKGFKTMYRSTMDELPIDQAMADRIVEEANNAFHLNMKMFQELEGNLVAAIGKVLFGFLTRRQRTGSTEAATA
- a CDS encoding glycosyltransferase — translated: MVTTLIRFLVPGTSNRFRCGGLSVELQTARLVSGLCATEVVTYRQRQLDSPFLDDCLKAEKPDPGVLWIVSWGFDVPGLIRRLRGHRVAYHAHSSGYGFSLPPNVPVLAVSRNTLGYWGARAPRNSLHLLPNALDEAWLKRGARGSTELRPIDVLVQARKCSPYVLNQLVPALRSSGLIVEVQTGWVEDLVDLFNQSTVYIYDSAEYWRSRGVSEGFGLPPLEALASGCVVFSSFNHALSDYANPGFTTHQIGCSSLVFDQQRIISAVNAPQQWSADPFAIDRLLDDCSEKILISRWKTSLTNLDALNALQMDGHPYLKTIPGWRLRLRDWLGRVATVVNRLPVWPASSKRKGA
- a CDS encoding ABC transporter ATP-binding protein; amino-acid sequence: MNRRVQQFSLKSQTWTELSALLGKLPRRRKRLLGLVLLASFFQGILDILLIAFLARFVGLFSGAKLDDRLPGVLVFGGGLLDQAGWLLALLIASFWLTSGLRFAVAYMQSMLSAEIWNDLVNQVYMNVLRQRYEFFVQNKTANLSEQFNRILNSVSTKVVSPLIAISGNALSVSSLMIGVVFVLGWSAFFIFSLMLLAYASASLLITPYLRLATKQRVRYGRRINLLLMESLRSIRDVQLYSVDQYFISRFSSDGVIAKRYDRLTRLLPDVPRFVIEPAGITILFMIGLAPAVLGGDASDVRNAIPSLFAIMFTLLKVSGPLQNTFRSLNRLRGGLPEIKDALELLELQSERMVLTSPGVPTTDGVMPRRLIQLKDVSFSYQGSDKKVVNGVNLSIPVGSRIALVGRTGSGKTSLAHLLLGLLQPTSGELVLDGIPVNSLDLPAWQANCALVPQDIRLLDGSIRDNVAFGVNPSQINDDDVWAALAIAQFDEVVAQMNYGLYTMIGENGIKLSGGQRQRLSLARSFYRGAKVLVLDEATSALDNKTEYDLMQGLDLVGRRCTTVVIAHRLSTVRKCDRIYEISDGQVIASGNFDELYAGSSSFREMNLLGESH
- a CDS encoding glycosyltransferase, whose translation is MADIILLSTADWDHPLWTNKQHTALALAELGHRVLYVESLGLRAPRAGGRDARRILRRLCRMVRLPRQVAPRVWVWSPPALPGGQSGWPLALNRRLIQRGLEQMAWWLDFKHWILWTYNPLTALYLDLHSHPISVYHCVDRIQEQPGMPTERIDAWEERLCRAAQVVFTTSPDLQANHCRWNHHTYFHGNVADFQHFNRALHQPSLACPKPLTLISRPRLLFTGAIDAYKLDLPMTVSLARTNPNWSFVFVGPVGEADPSTELAALRACPNVFVVGSQPYQDLPAWAAHSDLALLPLQQNGYTRHMFPMKFFEYLAAGLPVVGTAIPALKIHSDVAWLCEPDPVAFASAIDRALQGQGPALNERLARAQAHTYATRTKSMLTVLRRVGVLAEAEQGNPQRFRLHRSRWNRGKTWLVSPLLKWVGLMADQLVSAGCGRSFTRLFCFLQSRGWLAPDLQSRLAFLLVQNGDYPQALAVLEQLWRVHGRVDAIKRLLFRRGSRPQDRYEALQMFAVFATSKHLPEHFTGYCWIVFAHRSADLEDAVLMRQALVGVVALAERLEADPDTVVCLRDNRRNRLKMLVSCYATLLRLQLALGDATALKAVGRAGLALMQRLDPAAIDPNTSYRLTRNSLRVLSIAALEAVESKDSALLDAVADAMAVQHRHIHQPCFDHQAAQEDHRGFSSLMLDAAHSMVPTLRTGLDASGCDALERLLVLVIKSERDLDDPQRQLRALAKSKALFASFWSGSPPYSPWS
- a CDS encoding glycosyltransferase; translation: MVVRPELSRGRVVLYIDSLKLGGAERVTLRLASWLHAAGWEPLLLTRKPISWDFYSVPTGVSRHVEPVDPAWMRCLGPLALPFRLLRLRAWMKHQQVCLVIGMTTIPAIKMLLARRGLGMPCVVSERNYPPLKPLGLPWRVLRRLTYPWADLHLVQTEAVGRWLRRHLAAEPQLLLPNPVIWPLPDGEPRLDPQEWLKKAGVRADDPVLLAVGTKARQKGFDRLVDWFRELAPRHPRLQLVIVGLAAGSYHGRDQQQDLRQQLSLDPLFRSRLHFPGQVGNLQQWYERAQVFVLSSRYEGFPNVLLEAMASGCCCIAADCPQGPAELIKDGLNGRLIPEQASQQIWVEAIDGLLQTPFQCQRFGSAARAVRERYEPGQLARSFVDAMETLRR